A genomic stretch from Schistosoma haematobium chromosome 2, whole genome shotgun sequence includes:
- the MED12_1 gene encoding Mediator of RNA polymerase II transcription subunit 12, variant 2 (EggNog:ENOG410V5UP~COG:K) has translation MADHWEVILWLIKAAESVNEQIRGQSSPSTVALSPSDRSALTSKCASDFPLKFILHYLIKFGRRFTESELLIRRLLYWCCTTFADVVFACTGSKYAPSVGTLQSVLNEYKNLYTCPLHQNISMSLSSLIIFIVLSCPSAAVWNPIPFDTDYAYFKGSPLDHIPHSLVVLPLPLGEESTSIRKCLSEVEEDIIRRSQLVESGWLIEPCSGNNGENIERLVRLLDILDRHEYHLVREPNPMESLYNRIFNDDSIHVDTAIIVITLCEWAVSPYRIGIYRSIIVACLLEQLKNTFYGDNSINSSNIINKDTVSLSTAPVNTVSTTGSNVISVMTTMTAVTTTATTTTTTAANTTSVKNTTNINNMNIMSSQAYQSLQETLIKFLDNCTAHLPPFNGEQSLIENNLMRNLVCLFSELIDREVFDHDNYVRYFIARGVFDTSLHPLALIDNTMQNKMNTNPLSINNNNTINQSVNTPTNITRTTTGGTNMSTASITCHSQTTAQHSVKSEFSEDMDRYSMDNPDSVRSESGIMNLMSLQSNNNQPINHQSFSSSSSLSNNQGITNSNRHLHYLVQFPIPQDESYAHEQNQRFQLLYGSVRSRDRARYPIRKLIRDICKLFTKKIYLIDVFHGELGRRKRSKDREREKDVNNNNNTANNNNNINSNNLGTTLGLGSLVGQSTTSTGTGTSNNGSNVIGNGSSHRSVSNNNSNDETRSIDEVHEDITKRFLNLSFYDMEYVLSQCTPVFVKMLSGSNFHSTVNASNDDNNNNNSNITSINTNSPLSSSSSSTNTQNTTTTTTISSNSNSFVTTVSNNNNNPLSMTTSNTQSHIYMPVPSSIFLFFELIETSLNITSLILTIIDTLERLKILFENRTHFMTLYMSSLCLRSVGILQRYQNILFTMGDISCRLFPTLIEQVRQVKEPTQCGPLERCILIYLNDLFTSNIVIKTRFTPIYGKAHQKVNALLRRIDPNDGIGQFDPDYANDLITITSMDNVTSFRAYADDLRNKPDSRYSFVCKAIIWICQAKTIEHVNYLCGLCAELTSQCSELTSEWLGAFYAILAPHSYVHGYSPLINTIDPSQIWIYDNLSSLIGTLLSRYCFTISDFLRLVICPAMAQGLDNVTQPVSVQLKSIISLACHILHCLFTAESTVSSLQTTSNVLTPNPDMNLSNTTTTNTNTTDNLSNSPTSPPFRISEPLLLTAALQKVTSEFLVDVLKMLIVHSDKASVDNNNNNNNNNNNNNNNTGFCSQEDIIDETDNATGNDDNNEDSDANQDDDGGDEEHDDENDDNDGGGGGGGGTLNTQDNLDDLTDIDSEGDNSILRNTTRKRTRTILQPHQKDNNNKSKRFKSRHNRRLTNRKSISKIHYIIQRFLEHDILPTTIELRTLPLNALTQLVLREICTISWVRERFYQMTSNQLIRENVLIDKNFTQSQARRLLHIIYWPYDITWIDIASTNEGLSGAMCHILHNLNIWTLKCTQIEFQLLYSQISFSQQTEVLGYLAQSIVHGFQSQIINWLDYNNNNTTVSMTTNNNNNNVTTTTTSNNNNTTTATNNNSNYMNFQEGSIGHLIDDLPIIELDDNDPVWLFPALIAKLPKSLKAQIVKVTSEGILTYLVNQIDIVSEIIENTVYFLF, from the exons ATGGCAGACCACTGGGAAGTCATACTTTGGCTAATTAAAGCTGCAGAAAGTGTTAATGAACAAATTCGTGGGCAATCGTCACCCTCAACAGTTGCTTTATCACCTTCAGATCGTTCAGCACTTACTAGCAAATGTGCTTCTGATTTCCCCCTGAAGTTTATTTTGCATTACCTCATTAAGTTTGGACGTCGGTTTACTGAGAGTGAATTGCTAATACGGAGACTACTTTACTGGTGTTGCACTACGTTTGCAGATGTTGTATTTGCGTGTACTGGATCTAAATATGCTCCTTCTGTTGGTACATTACAAAGTGTTTTAAATGAGTATAAGAATTTATACACGTGCCCTCTACATCAAAATATTTCCATGTCACTGAGTAGTTTAATTATCTTCATTGTACTAAGCTGTCCGTCAGCTGCGGTGTGGAATCCAATACCTTTTGATACTGATTACGCTTATTTTAAAGGATCACCTCTTGATCATATTCCACACTCATTAGTTGTACTCCCTCTACCACTTGGAGAGGAATCAACATCGATACGCAAGTGTTTGTCCGAAGTTGAGGAGGACATAATAAGACGTAGTCAGCTCGTTGAGTCTGGTTGGCTGATTGAACCATGCTCAGGAAATAACGGCGAAAAC atTGAACGTCTTGTTCGTCTACTTGACATTTTAGATCGTCATGAATATCATTTAGTTCGTGAACCGAATCCAATGGAATCTCTATATAATCGTATATTCAATGATGATTCAATTCATGTGGATACAGCCATTATTGTGATAACTTTATGTGAATGGGCTGTATCACCATATCGTATTGGAATCTATCGATCAATTATAGTTGCATGTCTTTTGGAACAGTTAAAGAATACATTCTATGGAGATAACAGTATTAACAGTAGTAATATCATTAATAAAGATACAGTATCACTATCAACAGCGCCAGTGAATACAGTCTCAACTACTGGGAGTAATGTTATTAGTGTTATGACAACAATGACAGCAgttactactactgctactaccaccactactaccGCTGCTAATACTACTAGCGTGAaaaatactactaatattaacaatatgaatataatgaGTAGTCAAGCCTATCAGTCTTTACAAGAAACATTAATAAAATTTCTAGATAACTGTACTGCACACTTACCACCATTCAATGGAGAACAATCgttaattgaaaataatttaatgcGTAATCTAGTCTGTTTATTCTCGGAATTAATTGATCGTGAAGTATTTGATCATGATAATTATGTGAGATATTTTATTGCTCGTGGTGTTTTTGATACAAGTTTACATCCGTTAGCTTTGATAGATAATACTATGCAAAACAAGATGAATACTAATCCATTGtccatcaataataataatactattaacCAATCTGTTAATACACCAACAAATATAACACGTACTACTACCGGCGGTACCAATATGTCAACAGCATCAATTACATGTCATTCGCAAACAACAGCTCAACATTCTGTCAAATCGGAATTCTCTGAAGATATGGATCGTTATAGTATGGATAATCCAGATTCTGTACGTTCAGAATCTGGTATTATGAATTTAATGTCAttacaatcaaataataatcaaccaatcaatcatcaGTCAttttcatcatcgtcatcattatCAAATAATCAAGGAATTACTAATTCAAATCGTCATTTACATTATTTAGTACAATTTCCTATACCACAAGATGAAAGTTATGCACATGAACAAAATCAACGTTTTCAATTATTATATGGTTCTGTACGATCAAGAGATCGTGCAAGATATCCTATTCGTAAATTAATACGAGATATTTGTAAATTGTTtactaaaaaaatttatttaattgatgtaTTTCATGGTGAACTTGGTAGACGTAAAAGAAGTAAAGATAGAGAACGTGAAAAAGatgttaataataacaataatactgctaataataataataacatcaaCTCTAATAATCTTGGAACAACACTTGGATTAGGATCATTAGTTGGACAATCAACAACTTCTACTGGAACAGGAACATCtaataatggtagtaatgtTATAGGGAATGGATCTAGTCATCGTAgtgttagtaataataatagtaatgatgaaACAcgatcaattgatgaagttcATGAGGATATAACAAAACGTTTtcttaatttatcattttatgataTGGAATATGTATTATCTCAATGTACTCCAGTATTTGTTAAAATGTTAAGTGGTTCTAATTTTCATTCAACTGTtaatgcatcaaatgatgataataataataataactcaaaTATTACATCAATCAATACAAATtcaccattatcatcatcatcctctTCAACGAATACTcaaaatactactactactactactattagtagtaatagtaatagctTTGTTACTACCGTtagtaacaacaataataatccaTTATCTATGACTACATCTAATACTCAATCTCATATTTATATGCCTGTACCAagttcaatatttttattttttgaattaaTTGAAACATCATTAAATATTACATCATTAATATTAACTATTATTGATACATTAGAACGTTTAAAGATCTTATTTGAAAATCGTACCCATTTTATGACATTATATATGTCATCATTATGTCTTAGATCTGTTGGTATATTACAACgttatcaaaatatattatttacaatGGGTGATATATCATGTCGTTTATTTCCTACATTAATTGAACAAGTTAGACAAGTAAAAGAACCAACCCAATGTGGACCATTAGAACGttgtatattaatttatttaaatgatttatttacatcAAATATTGTTATTAAAACACGTTTTACACCAATATATGGTAAAGCACATCAAAAAGTTAATGCATTATTACGTCGTATTGATCCAAATGATGGTATAGGACAATTTGATCCAGATTATGCTAATgatttaataacaataacatcAATGGATAATGTTACATCATTTCGTGCATATGCTGATGATTTACGTAATAAACCTGATTCACGTTATAGTTTTGTATGTAAAGCAATTATATGGATATGTCAAGCTAAAACAATTGAACATGTTAATTATTTATGTGGTTTATGCGCTGAATTAACATCACAATGTAGTGAATTAACATCAGAATGGCTTGGAGCATTCTATGCTATATTAGCACCACATTCTTATGTACATGGTTATAGTCCATTAATCAATACTATTGATCCAAGTCAAATATGGATATATGATAATTTAAGTTCTTTAATTGGTACATTATTATCACGTTATTGTTTTACTATATCAGATTTTTTACGTTTAGTTATATGTCCAGCAATGGCTCAAGGTTTAGATAATGTTACACAACCAGTTAGTGTACAATTAAAATCAATTATCTCTTTAGCTTGTCATATTTTACATTGTTTATTTACTGCTGAATCAACAGTTAGTTCATTACAAACAACTTCTAATGTATTAACACCAAATCCTGATATGAATTTatcaaatactactactactaatactaatactactgataaCTTATCAAATTCACCAACATCTCCACCTTTTCGTATCTCAGaaccattattattaactgCTGCTTTACAAAAAGTTACTTCAGAATTTCTTGTTGATGTTTTAAAAATGCTTATTGTTCATAGTGATAAAGCAtcagttgataataataataataataataataataataataataataataataatactggaTTTTGTTCACAAGAAGATATTATAGACGAAACTGATAATGCTACAggaaatgatgataataatgaagatAGTGATGCAAATcaagatgatgatggtggtgatgaagaacatgatgatgaaaatgatgacaatgatggtggtggtggtggtggtggtgggacATTAAATACACAAGATAATCTTGATGATTTAACAGATATTGATTCAGAAGGAGACAATTCAATCTTACGAAATACAACACGTAAACGTACTCGAACAATATTACAACCACAtcaaaaagataataataataaatcaaaacgATTTAAATCTCGACATAATCGTCGTCTTACTAATCGTAAATCTATTTCAAAAATACATTATATTATACAAAGATTTTTAGAACATGATATATTACCAACAACTATAGAATTACGTACATTACCATTAAATGCATTAACACAATTAGTATTACGTGAAATATGTACAATATCATGGGTACGTGAACGTTTTTATCAAATGACATCCAATCAATTAATACGTGAAAATGTATTAATTGATAAAAATTTTACACAAAGTCAAGCAAGAcgtttattacatattatatattGGCCATATGATATAACATGGATTGATATAGCATCAACAAATGAAGGTTTATCTGGTGCTATGTGtcatatattacataatttaaataTATGGACATTAAAATGTACACAAATTGAATTCCAATTATTATattcacaaatatcattttcaCAACAAACTGAAGTACTTGGTTATTTAGCACAATCAATTGTACATGGATTTCAATCACAAATTATTAATTGgcttgattataataataataatacgactGTTTCTATgacaactaataataataataataatgttactaCGACGACtacaagtaataataataatactactactgctactaataataatagtaattatatgaattttcaaGAAGGTTCAATTGGACATTTAATTGATGATTTACCAATTATTGAATTAGATGATAATGATCCAGTTTGGTTATTTCCTGCATTAATTGCTAAATTACCAAAATCATTAAAAGCTCAAATTGTAAAAGTTACATCTGAG